In the Pseudomonadota bacterium genome, one interval contains:
- a CDS encoding YicC/YloC family endoribonuclease, whose protein sequence is MTGYARRELRGEGLGIAWELRSLNHRYLDLSLRMPEEFRSLEAKVRALLGDALHRGKVEASLRLISAEGTGGQPLQLDQALLGQLLGAVDEVRRQVSDPGAVDPMGVLAWPGVLASPAPDLAPLVAKAEGLLREALGDLLAAREREGERIRELLEERAAAIG, encoded by the coding sequence ATGACTGGCTACGCGCGCCGGGAACTTCGCGGCGAGGGACTGGGTATCGCCTGGGAGCTTCGTTCGCTGAACCACCGCTACCTCGATCTCTCCCTGCGCATGCCGGAGGAGTTTCGCTCCCTGGAAGCGAAGGTCCGCGCGCTCCTCGGCGATGCGCTGCACCGAGGCAAGGTGGAGGCCTCCTTGCGGTTGATCTCGGCCGAGGGTACCGGCGGTCAACCCTTGCAGCTCGACCAGGCCCTGCTTGGGCAATTGCTCGGCGCGGTGGACGAGGTGCGTCGCCAGGTATCCGACCCGGGGGCGGTAGATCCGATGGGCGTACTCGCTTGGCCCGGGGTGCTCGCGAGCCCCGCGCCTGATCTCGCGCCGCTGGTAGCCAAGGCCGAGGGATTGCTGCGCGAGGCGCTCGGCGACCTACTCGCCGCACGTGAGCGCGAGGGTGAACGAATTCGTGAACTGCTGGAGGAGCGGGCCGCTGCCATCGG